Proteins from a genomic interval of Luteibacter pinisoli:
- the galE gene encoding UDP-glucose 4-epimerase GalE, with translation MSTVLVTGGAGYIGSHTVQQLVARGERVVVIDNLSTGFREAVRGAAFVEGNVGDCDLVARTLETYRVDAVLHFAAHTVVPESVSDPLKYYGNNTCNTRNLLASCAAAGVDKFIFSSTAAVYGTTDAGVADEDTPTRPINPYGTSKLMSETMLRDWSATGAMRHVILRYFNVAGCDPEGRIGHSTPQATLLIKVACEHAVGKRPSIGIYGTDYDTPDGTGVRDYIHVDDLAAAHLRALDHLRSGGDSLTLNCGYGHGYSVREVVDAVARAGGHALNIVEHPRRQGDIPKLIARSDKLRAVLGWEPRYDDLDFIVRTALSWEYQLAGVVPIASVA, from the coding sequence ATGAGCACGGTCCTGGTTACCGGGGGTGCCGGATACATCGGCAGCCACACGGTGCAACAGCTGGTGGCGCGCGGCGAGCGCGTGGTGGTCATCGACAACCTCTCCACGGGGTTTCGCGAAGCGGTCCGCGGTGCGGCCTTCGTCGAGGGCAACGTAGGTGACTGCGACCTCGTGGCGCGCACGCTGGAAACCTACCGCGTGGATGCCGTGCTGCACTTCGCCGCGCATACCGTGGTGCCGGAGTCGGTGAGCGATCCGCTCAAGTACTACGGCAACAACACCTGCAACACCCGCAACCTCCTGGCTTCGTGCGCGGCGGCGGGCGTCGACAAATTCATCTTCTCGTCGACGGCGGCGGTCTACGGCACCACCGACGCTGGCGTGGCGGATGAAGATACGCCGACGCGGCCGATCAACCCATACGGCACGTCCAAGCTCATGTCCGAGACGATGCTGCGCGACTGGTCGGCGACGGGTGCGATGCGCCATGTGATCCTGCGCTATTTCAACGTGGCCGGTTGCGACCCGGAAGGGCGCATCGGGCATTCCACGCCCCAGGCCACGCTGCTGATCAAGGTGGCCTGCGAGCACGCGGTGGGCAAGCGCCCGAGTATTGGCATCTACGGCACCGACTACGACACGCCGGACGGCACGGGCGTGCGCGACTACATCCATGTGGACGACCTGGCAGCGGCACACCTGCGCGCGCTGGACCACCTGCGCAGCGGCGGCGATTCGCTCACGCTGAACTGCGGCTACGGCCACGGCTACAGCGTGCGCGAGGTGGTGGATGCCGTGGCCCGCGCGGGAGGCCATGCGTTGAATATCGTCGAGCATCCGCGCCGCCAGGGCGATATCCCGAAGCTCATCGCCCGCAGCGACAAGCTGCGCGCGGTGCTGGGCTGGGAGCCGCGGTACGACGACCTCGATTTCATCGTGCGCACCGCGTTGAGCTGGGAATACCAGCTGGCCGGCGTGGTACCCATCGCGTCCGTGGCATGA
- a CDS encoding alpha/beta fold hydrolase: protein MREEAFRFGRARHLVGIAGVPEGAFGETGVIVLNAGMVHRIGPFRLHVELTRQLNAAGYPTLRFDLSTLGDSGASGGGLTRTQQVCADVDDAMKLLAERAGCQRFVLVGLCSGAQNAHTVAASDPRVSGAVFLDGYAYRTLGYKLRHYLPRVLDPARWTRFLRQRAGGGGTDKPAPEPVFSVAPAPREEVIADFTGMVGRGMKLYLVYSGGISYAFNHARQFRECFGKVMDHPGVTTSYRSETDHTYILTGDRARLVDGIGGWLARNFPPAAGRQA, encoded by the coding sequence ATGCGCGAGGAAGCGTTCCGATTTGGCCGGGCACGGCACCTGGTCGGCATCGCCGGTGTCCCGGAGGGGGCCTTCGGCGAAACCGGGGTGATCGTGCTGAACGCAGGCATGGTCCATCGCATTGGCCCGTTCCGCCTGCACGTCGAGCTCACCCGGCAGTTGAATGCCGCCGGCTACCCGACGCTGCGCTTCGACCTCTCCACGCTCGGCGACAGCGGCGCCAGCGGCGGTGGCCTCACGCGCACGCAGCAGGTCTGCGCGGATGTCGACGATGCCATGAAGCTGCTCGCCGAACGCGCGGGTTGCCAGCGCTTCGTGCTGGTCGGCCTGTGCTCCGGGGCGCAGAACGCGCATACGGTGGCGGCCAGCGACCCGCGCGTGTCCGGTGCCGTGTTCCTCGATGGCTACGCGTATCGCACGCTGGGCTACAAGCTCCGTCATTACCTGCCACGCGTGCTGGACCCAGCGCGCTGGACGCGCTTCCTGCGTCAACGCGCGGGCGGCGGTGGTACCGACAAGCCGGCGCCTGAGCCGGTGTTCTCCGTGGCGCCCGCGCCGCGCGAGGAAGTCATCGCGGATTTCACCGGCATGGTAGGCCGGGGCATGAAGCTCTACCTCGTCTACTCCGGCGGCATCAGCTACGCGTTCAACCACGCGCGGCAGTTCCGCGAGTGCTTCGGCAAGGTGATGGACCACCCCGGCGTCACCACCAGTTATCGCTCGGAAACCGATCACACCTACATTCTCACCGGCGACCGCGCGCGGCTCGTCGACGGCATCGGCGGCTGGCTGGCGCGGAATTTCCCGCCGGCAGCGGGGAGGCAAGCATGA
- a CDS encoding serine aminopeptidase domain-containing protein, with amino-acid sequence MRTDPELPFFFGADSGLFGMYHAPASTPRRAVLMCPPLGQELIRTHRLYRQLAQALAAQGIAVLRFDYHGTGDSAGDSAEVDWQRCIGDAVTAAGELRSRAGVDRIVAFGARLGGSIALGAADRARFAEVIAWDPVIDGDDYVSALDTMQAALREDADRFNQPRTHADVAEQWLGFDIGDSLRKQIAALKVTPANVPTLVLDSMPAGAAPRWEPLVSTRGRVAAIAPPTPWNDLRRLEAAILSHPLIQAVTGRMAEDA; translated from the coding sequence AACTGCCGTTCTTCTTCGGTGCCGACAGCGGCCTGTTTGGCATGTACCACGCGCCGGCCTCGACACCGCGGCGCGCCGTACTGATGTGCCCGCCGCTGGGGCAGGAACTCATCCGCACCCATCGGCTGTACCGCCAGCTGGCCCAGGCGCTCGCCGCCCAGGGCATCGCGGTGCTGCGCTTCGATTACCACGGCACCGGCGATTCGGCCGGTGACAGCGCCGAGGTGGACTGGCAGCGCTGCATCGGCGATGCCGTGACCGCGGCGGGCGAACTGCGTTCGCGGGCGGGCGTGGATCGCATCGTGGCCTTCGGGGCGCGGCTTGGCGGCAGCATCGCGCTGGGCGCGGCCGATCGGGCCCGCTTTGCCGAAGTCATCGCGTGGGATCCGGTGATCGACGGCGACGACTACGTCAGCGCGCTGGATACCATGCAGGCCGCCCTGCGCGAAGACGCCGACCGCTTCAACCAGCCGCGCACGCACGCGGACGTGGCCGAGCAGTGGCTCGGCTTCGATATCGGCGACAGCCTGCGCAAGCAGATCGCTGCGCTGAAGGTGACGCCGGCCAATGTGCCGACCCTGGTCCTGGATTCGATGCCCGCTGGCGCTGCACCGCGCTGGGAGCCGCTGGTGTCGACGCGAGGGCGCGTCGCCGCGATCGCACCGCCCACGCCGTGGAATGACCTGCGCCGGCTCGAGGCCGCGATTCTTTCCCACCCCCTGATCCAGGCCGTTACCGGCCGCATGGCGGAGGACGCGTGA
- a CDS encoding GNAT family N-acetyltransferase, producing MNYLCSILRTLDALRAARDEMAALADAPGGCDGIFQHPDWIAYEVESRDDGTMPHVIVVRDGAGRMVGYAPFLAIRHTARLDLGGRRVSLYRGEALRLLGAGIVAVAAERATATLAIVRQLHGDIDVRVMRIQESPLPNTFAESLGKGEDMRLVSANLLDQVQWTIEGQASSEAWLAQMDKKRRTDLTQRIGRAYRKLGGDAALHVFDTPEAMPEYCRLMNELYPRTWHHDDLPIHWDHPLRVALFQRLAAAGHIVGHVVLRDGQPLAYVHGYRVAGTYLVDDLGYDEAIAKVGIGSVAVFQAIKALLDRFPGENVSFGYGDNQYKRLLATYSQPCGSLYVVRSARATAGFHMYAPVRWLYRGLHRVREDMRSRKRGQATTSPVTR from the coding sequence ATGAACTACCTGTGCTCCATATTGCGTACCCTGGACGCGCTGCGCGCAGCGCGCGATGAGATGGCCGCCCTCGCCGATGCGCCCGGTGGGTGCGACGGCATCTTCCAGCACCCGGACTGGATCGCGTACGAGGTAGAGAGTCGCGATGACGGCACCATGCCCCATGTGATCGTCGTTCGCGACGGGGCAGGGCGCATGGTGGGCTATGCACCGTTCCTCGCTATCCGGCATACGGCACGGCTAGACCTTGGCGGACGTCGGGTCAGCCTGTATCGCGGTGAAGCGCTGCGTTTGCTTGGCGCGGGGATCGTCGCCGTAGCGGCGGAGCGCGCGACCGCCACACTGGCCATCGTTCGCCAGCTGCATGGGGACATCGATGTCCGCGTCATGCGCATCCAGGAAAGCCCGCTGCCCAATACCTTCGCCGAATCGTTGGGGAAGGGCGAGGATATGCGCCTGGTCTCGGCGAATCTCCTTGACCAGGTGCAGTGGACCATCGAAGGCCAGGCCTCCTCGGAGGCGTGGCTGGCCCAGATGGACAAGAAGCGCCGGACGGATCTCACCCAGCGAATTGGTCGTGCGTACCGGAAGCTCGGTGGCGACGCCGCGCTGCATGTCTTCGATACGCCGGAGGCCATGCCCGAGTATTGCCGGCTTATGAACGAGCTGTATCCGCGCACGTGGCATCACGACGACCTTCCCATCCACTGGGATCACCCGCTGCGGGTGGCGTTGTTCCAGCGGCTCGCCGCGGCTGGCCATATCGTGGGCCACGTGGTGCTTCGCGATGGGCAGCCCCTGGCCTATGTCCACGGCTACCGGGTGGCGGGTACGTATCTCGTCGATGACCTTGGCTATGACGAAGCCATCGCGAAGGTGGGCATCGGGTCGGTCGCCGTGTTCCAGGCCATCAAGGCGCTTCTCGACCGGTTCCCCGGCGAGAACGTGAGCTTCGGTTACGGCGACAACCAGTACAAACGCCTTCTTGCCACGTACAGCCAGCCCTGCGGCTCGCTTTACGTCGTACGCTCAGCGCGTGCCACGGCCGGCTTCCATATGTATGCGCCAGTGAGGTGGCTGTACCGCGGCCTGCACCGCGTCCGGGAGGACATGCGCTCCCGGAAGCGCGGGCAGGCCACGACGTCGCCTGTCACCAGGTGA
- a CDS encoding oligosaccharide flippase family protein has product MTRRLDVLRSVGIVTVSTYIEYALGLLMSVWIARSLGPADFGRYAFTVWLCGWLIVCSNHALTTSSTKFIAEADGMGDPRLASSLAARFSRIQGWSSLGVIGLFVIVAALFRPSEWDQSLLPIMLLVVVAVVAKANYAMLVAVGKGQERFEPEAVATVIGGIVGMLLVLGAMFTHAGLLSFVALFTIACLLLNLINRLMYRRLCRPFEPGEIPPAMTARVNRHLKLTATLVLMGSFRTGTIEVFMLNTFTGSVAVGYFAIAGTLTRGAVQLFSVGLTSTLLPYMAKTYGESGTAKAARFLSEATRFYWAVGIAIAGLGVVTTPEIVRLMYGTRYVDAIPAIEATLVLGGLLLIGNGIAAFQTVVDRQDDRVRIAVVALVANAVAGAALIPPFGLAGAVGTYATTRIVEMGLAVHYLRKATQGGLPLAAMVRLFAVGLVAMAAAWAATEATPSRLGFLVGALAFVAIYVPGSVWVRYWSADDLQLMAGISRRLGPPGRALSRVLAIVPPSAAKASS; this is encoded by the coding sequence TTGACCCGCCGTCTCGACGTCCTCCGCAGCGTGGGCATCGTCACGGTGTCCACATACATCGAGTACGCGCTCGGGCTGCTGATGAGCGTGTGGATCGCCCGTTCACTTGGGCCTGCGGATTTTGGTCGCTACGCCTTCACGGTGTGGCTGTGCGGCTGGCTGATCGTCTGCTCCAACCATGCACTGACCACGTCGTCGACCAAGTTCATCGCCGAAGCCGATGGCATGGGTGATCCCCGCCTGGCGTCCAGCCTCGCGGCCCGCTTCTCGCGGATCCAGGGCTGGAGCTCGCTCGGCGTCATCGGGCTGTTCGTCATCGTGGCCGCGCTGTTCCGCCCTTCGGAGTGGGACCAGTCGCTGCTGCCGATCATGCTCCTGGTGGTGGTCGCCGTGGTCGCCAAGGCCAACTACGCCATGCTGGTGGCCGTCGGCAAGGGCCAGGAACGTTTTGAGCCCGAGGCCGTCGCCACCGTGATTGGCGGCATCGTCGGCATGTTGTTGGTGTTGGGTGCGATGTTTACCCATGCAGGGCTGCTGTCCTTCGTGGCCCTGTTCACCATCGCCTGCCTGCTGCTCAATCTCATCAACCGATTGATGTACCGCCGGCTGTGCCGTCCGTTCGAGCCAGGCGAGATTCCGCCCGCGATGACCGCGCGGGTGAACCGGCACCTGAAGCTCACGGCGACGCTCGTGCTGATGGGCTCGTTCCGCACCGGCACCATCGAAGTGTTCATGCTCAATACGTTCACCGGCTCGGTGGCGGTGGGCTACTTCGCCATCGCCGGCACGCTGACCCGCGGCGCGGTCCAGCTGTTCTCGGTGGGGCTCACCTCGACGTTGCTGCCGTACATGGCCAAGACGTATGGCGAGAGCGGTACGGCCAAGGCGGCGCGGTTCCTTTCGGAGGCGACGCGGTTCTATTGGGCAGTGGGCATTGCCATTGCGGGGCTTGGTGTCGTGACCACGCCCGAGATCGTGCGCCTGATGTACGGCACCCGGTATGTCGACGCCATCCCGGCCATCGAGGCCACGCTGGTGCTTGGCGGCCTGTTGCTCATCGGCAACGGCATCGCCGCATTCCAGACCGTCGTGGATCGCCAGGACGACCGCGTGCGCATCGCCGTGGTGGCGCTTGTCGCCAACGCGGTGGCGGGCGCTGCCTTGATTCCGCCGTTCGGCTTGGCCGGCGCCGTGGGTACCTACGCCACCACGCGCATCGTCGAGATGGGCCTGGCGGTGCACTACCTGCGCAAGGCGACCCAGGGCGGCTTGCCCTTGGCGGCGATGGTGCGGCTCTTCGCGGTGGGCCTGGTGGCGATGGCCGCCGCCTGGGCCGCGACGGAGGCCACGCCTTCGCGGCTCGGTTTCCTTGTCGGCGCGCTGGCCTTCGTGGCCATCTACGTTCCGGGCAGCGTGTGGGTGCGCTACTGGTCCGCCGATGATCTCCAGTTGATGGCAGGCATCAGCCGCCGGTTGGGTCCACCCGGGCGTGCGCTGTCGCGTGTCCTCGCCATCGTGCCGCCCTCCGCGGCGAAGGCAAGCTCATGA